One stretch of Actinacidiphila sp. DG2A-62 DNA includes these proteins:
- the lspA gene encoding signal peptidase II — translation MTEAERTITTPDTPEDPAAHSPDEGVPAAAPADPARRRRRIVVLIGVAALAYALDLLSKIWVVHSLEHHDAVDVFGHYLRLDAIRNAGAAFGFGQGMTIVFTVIAVGVIVVIARLSRRLYSVPWAIALGLLLGGAFGNLTDRVFRAPGGFQGRVVDFIAPEHFAVFNLADSAICVGGALIVLLSFRGVDPDGTRHQD, via the coding sequence GTGACGGAAGCGGAGCGCACCATCACCACGCCGGACACCCCGGAGGACCCCGCGGCGCACTCCCCTGACGAGGGCGTCCCCGCGGCGGCCCCGGCCGACCCCGCCCGCCGGCGGCGCCGGATCGTGGTGCTGATAGGCGTGGCGGCGCTGGCGTACGCCCTCGACCTGCTGTCGAAGATCTGGGTCGTGCACAGCCTGGAGCATCACGACGCGGTCGACGTCTTCGGCCACTACCTCCGGCTGGACGCGATCAGGAACGCCGGCGCGGCCTTCGGCTTCGGGCAGGGCATGACGATCGTCTTCACGGTGATCGCGGTCGGCGTGATCGTGGTGATCGCCCGGCTGTCCCGGCGGCTGTACAGCGTGCCGTGGGCGATCGCGCTCGGCCTGCTGCTCGGCGGCGCCTTCGGCAACCTCACCGACCGGGTCTTCCGCGCGCCCGGCGGCTTCCAGGGCCGGGTGGTGGACTTCATCGCGCCCGAGCACTTCGCGGTCTTCAACCTGGCCGACTCCGCGATCTGCGTCGGCGGCGCCCTCATCGTGCTGCTGTCCTTCCGCGGTGTGGACCCCGACGGCACCCGCCACCAGGACTGA
- a CDS encoding TraR/DksA family transcriptional regulator yields the protein MAAKKTVAQVAATTGSPVPAARPSAEPGALAVLPGEDPWTVEEVEEARAELLGEIERLKTEIASSEAAVAGLMRDSGDGAGDEADTGSKNITREYELALAANTRETLSQADRALRRLDEGTYGLCEVCGNPIGKARMQAFPGPPSAWTTSRSRSAAEPAADLGTDPARRQPPARRQPPPAGSPRPGRRYPRPSSSRGVTAHPPRGGCAVPSSSVRNSAWRARSTRAEGLT from the coding sequence GTGGCAGCCAAGAAGACCGTGGCCCAGGTGGCCGCGACAACGGGGTCCCCGGTCCCCGCCGCCCGCCCCTCGGCCGAGCCGGGCGCGCTGGCCGTGCTCCCGGGCGAGGACCCGTGGACGGTCGAGGAGGTCGAGGAGGCGCGCGCGGAGCTGCTCGGCGAGATCGAGCGCCTGAAGACCGAGATCGCGTCCTCCGAGGCCGCCGTCGCGGGCCTGATGCGCGACTCCGGCGACGGCGCGGGCGACGAGGCCGACACCGGCAGCAAGAACATCACCCGCGAGTACGAGCTGGCGCTCGCCGCCAACACCCGCGAGACCCTCAGCCAGGCCGACCGCGCGCTGCGCCGGCTCGACGAGGGCACGTACGGCCTGTGCGAGGTGTGCGGCAACCCGATCGGCAAGGCCAGGATGCAGGCCTTCCCCGGGCCACCCTCTGCCTGGACGACAAGCAGAAGCAGGAGCGCCGCTGAGCCGGCCGCCGACCTGGGCACGGACCCCGCCCGCCGGCAGCCCCCCGCCCGCCGGCAGCCCCCGCCCGCCGGCAGCCCCCGACCCGGCCGCCGGTACCCCCGCCCGTCCTCGTCCCGAGGCGTCACGGCACACCCGCCCCGCGGCGGGTGTGCCGTACCCTCGTCTTCAGTCAGGAATTCGGCCTGGCGGGCACGGAGCACAAGGGCTGAGGGACTCACGTGA
- a CDS encoding RluA family pseudouridine synthase — translation MSTLPEVRSLPVPDGLEGERVDAAIARMFGFSRTKAAELAAAGKVSIDGAAAGKSERVHGGAWLEVEMPAPAAPVRIVAEPVAGMEIVHDDEDVVVVDKPVGVAAHPSPGWTGPTVIGGLAAAGYRISTSGAAERQGIVHRLDVGTSGLMVVAKSERAYTLLKQQFRDRTVDKRYHALVQGHPDPLSGTIDAPIGRHPTHDYKWAVVADGKPSVTHYDLVEAFRAASLLDIKLETGRTHQIRVHMSAHRHPCAGDLTYGADPVLAKRLGLTRQWLHAVRLGFEHPGDGSWAQFESAYPADLQQALDTVREDSQ, via the coding sequence GTGAGTACGCTTCCCGAAGTCCGTTCCCTGCCGGTCCCCGACGGCCTGGAAGGCGAGCGCGTCGACGCCGCCATCGCCCGTATGTTCGGTTTCTCCCGGACCAAGGCCGCCGAGCTGGCCGCCGCGGGCAAGGTCTCGATCGACGGCGCGGCCGCGGGCAAGTCGGAGCGGGTGCACGGCGGGGCGTGGCTGGAGGTCGAGATGCCCGCGCCGGCCGCGCCGGTGCGGATCGTCGCCGAGCCGGTCGCCGGCATGGAGATCGTCCACGACGACGAGGACGTGGTGGTGGTCGACAAGCCGGTCGGCGTCGCCGCCCACCCCAGCCCCGGCTGGACCGGGCCGACCGTGATCGGCGGTCTCGCCGCGGCCGGCTACCGCATCTCCACCTCGGGCGCCGCCGAGCGCCAGGGCATCGTGCACCGCCTCGACGTCGGCACCTCGGGCCTGATGGTGGTGGCCAAGTCCGAGCGGGCGTACACCCTGCTCAAGCAGCAGTTCCGGGACCGCACGGTGGACAAGCGCTACCACGCCCTGGTGCAGGGCCACCCCGACCCGCTGAGCGGCACCATCGACGCGCCGATCGGCCGCCACCCCACCCACGACTACAAGTGGGCGGTCGTCGCCGACGGCAAGCCCTCGGTCACCCACTACGACCTGGTCGAGGCGTTCCGCGCGGCCAGCCTGCTGGACATCAAGCTGGAGACCGGCCGCACCCACCAGATCCGGGTGCACATGTCCGCGCACCGGCACCCCTGCGCGGGCGACCTCACGTACGGCGCGGACCCGGTGCTGGCCAAGCGGCTCGGCCTGACCCGGCAGTGGCTGCACGCGGTGCGGCTGGGCTTCGAACACCCCGGGGACGGCTCCTGGGCGCAGTTCGAGAGCGCGTACCCGGCCGACCTCCAGCAGGCGCTGGACACCGTGCGGGAGGACAGCCAGTGA
- a CDS encoding GNAT family N-acetyltransferase, producing MAAVHAIRHAVFVVEQGVPAELEWDGKDARAVHVLAEGAGTGRLLLGDDAAGKNGGDPGLAVLGRLAVLASARGSGTGGRLVRALEGEAERLGLRGVYLESQAHAVGFYERLGYTAHGPQFMDAGIPHRAMTRLL from the coding sequence ATGGCGGCCGTGCACGCGATACGGCACGCGGTCTTCGTGGTCGAGCAGGGGGTGCCGGCCGAGCTGGAGTGGGACGGCAAGGACGCCCGCGCGGTGCACGTGCTGGCCGAGGGGGCCGGCACCGGCCGGCTGCTGCTCGGCGACGACGCGGCCGGCAAGAACGGCGGCGACCCGGGTCTGGCCGTGCTCGGCCGGCTCGCGGTGCTGGCCTCCGCCCGCGGCAGCGGCACCGGCGGCCGGCTGGTCCGCGCGCTGGAAGGGGAGGCGGAGCGGCTCGGTCTGCGCGGGGTGTACCTGGAGTCCCAGGCGCACGCCGTCGGCTTCTACGAACGGCTCGGATACACCGCGCACGGCCCGCAGTTCATGGACGCCGGCATTCCGCACCGGGCGATGACCCGCCTGCTGTGA